Genomic window (Dolosigranulum savutiense):
GACGTTGGAAACTTTCAATCGAGTAAAGAATTTAATTAATCTATTATATGACATTCCTACACCAACGTTACCTATTCCAACTACTATAACGGCTAAGTAAAGAAACATAGGGAAACTATAGTCAATAGAAGGTATGCTCTGACCATTCATAATTACTTCTTCACTTAAAGAAGATTGAATATAAATAAAAAATTGTGGGGCTAGTATTGAAAAGAACATAATGATTGGTGTTCGAATTGTTTTTTTTAATTCTAAGTTAAATAGTCCTTTTAATTTATTCATCCTACTGTCCTCCAACTTCTGAAACATAAAATTTTTCTAGACTGCCATATTTATTTCTAATTTCAATAATATCTTCATCTACAATAATATGTTTATTATTTATACAAATTACTCTCTCACAAAGTTGCTCAATTTCTTCCATATAGTGACTCACTAAAATCAGTGTCTTCTTCTCAGCGAATTTTTTTATATATTTTTTTATAACACTTCTGTTAATAGTATCTAACCCTGTAGAAACTTCATCAAATATTAAAATTTCTGGATCATGGAGTAATGCACATATGATGTTAAATTTTTGCTTCTCTCCTCCAGATAATGTATTTATTTTCTTTTTTCTTTTATCCTCTAATTCAAAATCTTTTAAATATTTATCCGTTTTCCCCTCCACATCAAAAAGTTTTTCAAGTAATAAACAATAATCATGGATTGTTAACCTCTCATCAAAAACTCCATCCTGCATTTGGATACCAAAATTCATATAAAAATTTTTTTCATTCAAATTGTAGATAACTTTTCCAGATGTCTCTTTTTGAAGTTTAGTTAAGATATTTAATAATGTAGTTTTACCTGACCCATTTTTACCTATTAAAGCAATTTTGTCTCCTTGATTGATAGTAAAATTTATATTCTCTAAAATTACTTCCTTACCATATTTTTTTGACAAAGATTCTACTTCCACTAAACTAGTCATATTAATCCCCTAACTTTCTCATATTTTATTTAAACTATTTATTAAATAAGCCAATACCGAGAACATTGCTAGTAATTTCCACCAGTTCTCCATCAAAATAGTTAGAATATTATTATATTGATGATTAACATTTTCTTGTGTCCCACAAAGTTCATCAATTCTAATATTGTATAATTCGCATAGCTTCATGGATACATCAAGAGGTGGATAATACTTACCTTTCTCCCATGCTAGAATGTCCCCTTCACTAACATTTAACTCTTTGGAA
Coding sequences:
- a CDS encoding ABC transporter ATP-binding protein, whose product is MTSLVEVESLSKKYGKEVILENINFTINQGDKIALIGKNGSGKTTLLNILTKLQKETSGKVIYNLNEKNFYMNFGIQMQDGVFDERLTIHDYCLLLEKLFDVEGKTDKYLKDFELEDKRKKKINTLSGGEKQKFNIICALLHDPEILIFDEVSTGLDTINRSVIKKYIKKFAEKKTLILVSHYMEEIEQLCERVICINNKHIIVDEDIIEIRNKYGSLEKFYVSEVGGQ
- a CDS encoding helix-turn-helix transcriptional regulator: MNKRFLKFRVRNNMTIEQVSKELNVSEGDILAWEKGKYYPPLDVSMKLCELYNIRIDELCGTQENVNHQYNNILTILMENWWKLLAMFSVLAYLINSLNKI